A stretch of the Clostridium botulinum genome encodes the following:
- a CDS encoding indoleacetate decarboxylase activase, with protein sequence MIDFNKIGTVFDIQSFSLHDGPGIRTLIFLKGCPLKCLWCANPEGQNLYPEIFYDSNNCLGCLECVKNCTMKSISYTKDSNNNITIKITRDICSKCKTYECTNACYNNALKVSGKNMSITEIMKIIKRDLPYYRNEGGITLSGGDPTTFQSSFALELLKACKDEFINTAIETSMSTNTEIIKTFIPVTDIFLADIKHMDTNKHKKLTGVSNFLILKNISLVSKYKPILVRIPIIPGFNDDDENIISTANFCKANNISRINILPYHKLGKSKYRQLNIDYKLNNVLTPNTDKMNHIKNLIEDVGIICII encoded by the coding sequence ATGATAGACTTTAATAAAATAGGTACTGTATTTGATATTCAAAGTTTTTCTCTTCATGATGGTCCAGGCATAAGAACTTTAATATTTTTAAAAGGTTGTCCCTTGAAATGTCTTTGGTGTGCTAATCCAGAAGGTCAAAATTTATATCCTGAAATATTTTATGATTCAAACAACTGCTTAGGTTGTCTTGAATGTGTTAAAAATTGTACCATGAAATCTATATCTTATACTAAAGATTCTAACAATAATATCACTATTAAAATTACTAGAGATATTTGTTCTAAATGCAAAACTTATGAATGTACTAATGCCTGTTATAATAATGCACTCAAAGTTTCTGGAAAAAATATGAGTATAACAGAAATTATGAAAATAATAAAAAGAGACCTTCCTTATTACCGAAATGAAGGAGGAATAACTCTTTCTGGTGGAGATCCTACTACATTTCAAAGTTCATTTGCTTTAGAACTTTTAAAAGCATGTAAGGATGAATTTATAAATACCGCTATTGAAACTTCTATGAGCACTAACACTGAAATTATAAAAACATTTATACCCGTTACTGATATATTTTTAGCAGATATAAAACACATGGACACTAATAAACATAAAAAGCTCACTGGAGTTTCCAATTTCCTTATCTTAAAAAATATATCATTAGTATCTAAATATAAACCTATTCTTGTAAGAATACCAATAATACCAGGTTTTAATGATGATGATGAAAACATTATTAGCACAGCTAACTTTTGCAAAGCTAATAATATATCGAGAATAAACATTTTACCATATCATAAACTTGGTAAATCAAAATATAGACAACTAAATATAGATTATAAACTTAATAATGTGTTAACACCTAATACTGATAAAATGAATCATATAAAGAATTTAATAGAAGACGTTGGTATAATTTGTATTATATGA
- a CDS encoding indoleacetate decarboxylase — protein sequence MPNLDLNLENLSTLKWPPTNKELEQEGFIQREISKEPTTQRGKKIKQRLLEARCMLDPEFSILYTEEWKKSEGEPLLIRRARSYKYAIENITPIILPDELITMQKTRYMRGAPVYLQYSQKFYPHMISNAEHPDDDVYDVGMGGGRKHEDGKGLIQMGIFGMKEEDAAPLMDCCKYWDGKCIEDESLKFLKETMPEYNDLDNAFKAVLYPPSVISIMEGRWVPAYDIAVEKGLESVIEECKKNIKNTLPTTREIAEKVIFWRATILVCEGVMNWAKNYANKALDMASKESDSQRKKELLKMSEALNHVPAKPARTFYEGLQAAWTSHIAIALDGPIVGLSPGRWGQLLYPLYKKDLKEGKITREEALELMELIRVKFSSEEYVSPRSWEALASGNLFQHMVVGGIDSNGKCSDNELEEIILEAGTSMQTIQPTLGIMFNSKTSNKLLMKAAECTKTGSGYPAWFNNEKCIEHLLQNHREEGITIEDARDVAIGGCVEMQMQGNCHGICHPAFFNEVKCLEIVLNDGIDPRTGIRCFESLGKFDTFQDLWNAWCRVEEKYLKVYMHYWNYVLAVHREINPLVMGSVLVKDCVKKGKPLDSNGARYNKTVTLLNSGMVNVANSLAAIKKLVYEDKKYSITEIKEAIQNNFGFESADTTGNFSMLEQQRINDTYKKLHKNLLNSPKFGNDDDYVDDLFVKLWNHYNSTCLSETTYLGLQWIPAALSISAHGPFGRVCGATPDGRVAGVSLTDGILSATPGTDVNGPIALLNSGIKLDSVKMRSVQLNMKLHPDAIKNLDGSKKLIDLIRTYFEQGGYHIQFNIVDSKMLRDAQKNPDNYRDLIVRVAGFSAYWVELAKPIQDEIIARTEYNSTGF from the coding sequence ATGCCAAATCTAGATTTAAATTTAGAAAATTTATCAACTTTAAAATGGCCTCCTACTAATAAAGAACTAGAACAAGAAGGTTTTATTCAACGTGAAATTTCAAAAGAACCAACAACACAAAGAGGCAAAAAAATAAAACAACGTCTTTTAGAAGCTCGTTGTATGCTAGATCCAGAATTCAGTATCTTGTATACAGAAGAATGGAAAAAATCCGAAGGAGAACCTCTTTTAATTCGTCGTGCTCGTTCATATAAATATGCTATTGAAAATATAACTCCCATAATTTTACCTGATGAACTTATTACCATGCAAAAAACTAGATATATGCGTGGTGCTCCTGTTTATCTACAATATAGTCAAAAATTCTATCCACATATGATATCTAATGCTGAGCATCCTGATGATGATGTTTATGACGTTGGAATGGGTGGAGGCCGTAAACACGAAGATGGTAAAGGCTTAATACAAATGGGTATATTCGGTATGAAAGAAGAAGATGCCGCCCCTTTAATGGATTGTTGTAAATATTGGGATGGAAAGTGTATTGAAGACGAGTCTTTAAAATTTTTGAAAGAAACTATGCCTGAATATAATGATTTAGATAACGCTTTTAAAGCTGTTCTATATCCTCCAAGTGTTATTTCTATTATGGAGGGACGTTGGGTTCCAGCATATGATATAGCTGTTGAAAAAGGACTAGAAAGCGTTATTGAAGAATGTAAAAAAAATATAAAAAATACATTGCCAACAACTCGTGAAATTGCAGAAAAAGTAATCTTTTGGAGAGCTACTATACTAGTATGCGAAGGTGTTATGAATTGGGCTAAAAATTATGCAAATAAAGCTCTTGATATGGCATCTAAAGAATCAGATTCTCAAAGAAAAAAGGAACTTCTAAAAATGTCAGAAGCATTAAATCATGTTCCTGCAAAACCTGCTAGAACTTTTTATGAAGGATTACAAGCTGCATGGACATCCCATATTGCCATTGCTTTAGATGGTCCTATAGTTGGATTATCTCCTGGACGTTGGGGACAATTACTTTATCCTCTTTACAAAAAAGATTTAAAAGAAGGTAAAATAACAAGAGAAGAAGCTTTAGAGTTAATGGAACTTATAAGAGTAAAATTTTCAAGTGAAGAATACGTTTCTCCTCGTAGTTGGGAAGCATTAGCATCTGGAAATTTATTTCAACACATGGTAGTTGGTGGCATAGATAGTAATGGTAAATGCTCTGATAATGAACTTGAAGAAATTATCTTAGAAGCTGGCACAAGTATGCAAACGATTCAACCTACTCTTGGAATTATGTTTAACTCAAAAACTAGTAATAAATTATTAATGAAAGCCGCTGAATGTACAAAAACAGGTTCTGGATACCCAGCTTGGTTTAATAATGAAAAATGTATTGAACATTTACTACAAAATCATAGAGAAGAAGGAATAACAATAGAAGATGCTCGAGATGTTGCCATTGGTGGTTGTGTTGAAATGCAAATGCAAGGTAATTGTCATGGTATATGCCATCCTGCATTCTTCAACGAAGTTAAATGTCTTGAAATAGTCTTAAATGACGGAATAGATCCAAGAACAGGTATACGTTGTTTCGAGTCTCTTGGAAAATTTGATACATTTCAAGATTTGTGGAATGCTTGGTGCAGGGTAGAAGAAAAATATTTAAAAGTATATATGCATTATTGGAATTATGTATTAGCTGTGCATAGAGAAATCAATCCTCTTGTAATGGGCTCTGTACTTGTTAAGGATTGCGTAAAAAAAGGTAAACCTCTTGACTCTAATGGTGCTCGTTATAATAAAACAGTCACATTATTAAATTCAGGTATGGTTAACGTAGCAAATTCTCTTGCAGCTATAAAAAAACTTGTATACGAGGATAAAAAATACTCTATAACAGAAATAAAAGAAGCTATTCAGAATAATTTTGGATTTGAATCAGCCGATACAACTGGTAATTTTTCAATGTTAGAACAACAACGCATTAACGATACTTATAAAAAGCTTCATAAAAATTTATTAAATTCACCTAAATTCGGAAATGATGATGATTATGTTGATGATTTATTTGTTAAACTTTGGAATCACTATAATTCAACATGTCTATCTGAAACAACTTATTTGGGACTACAATGGATACCAGCCGCGCTATCCATCTCTGCTCATGGTCCTTTTGGACGTGTATGTGGCGCAACCCCAGATGGAAGAGTGGCAGGCGTAAGTTTAACTGATGGTATTTTATCAGCAACTCCTGGTACAGATGTAAATGGTCCTATTGCTTTATTAAATTCAGGAATTAAACTAGATTCTGTTAAAATGCGTAGTGTACAATTAAATATGAAACTTCATCCAGATGCCATTAAAAATCTAGATGGTTCTAAAAAATTAATAGATTTAATAAGAACATACTTTGAACAAGGTGGATATCATATTCAGTTTAATATAGTTGATTCTAAAATGCTGCGTGATGCTCAAAAAAATCCTGATAATTATAGAGATTTAATTGTTCGTGTTGCTGGTTTCAGTGCTTACTGGGTAGAACTTGCAAAACCAATTCAAGATGAAATAATTGCACGTACGGAATATAACTCAACAGGATTTTAA
- a CDS encoding methyl-accepting chemotaxis protein, translating into MNFIKKMKIWQKVTFIVIVLNFFMFLVTGQGVSSFTKEYKTVNTVYKEGLLPVSYIGDIKFKVQGVRIDLKDYIMLMNVYTAEKKQAKKEEMHKKFQEIKEKLQQYSNCNISEKEKQYANNIGDFVSKYEKFSENVTSIIDTKGQVEGEEYGEKYGPNILGGLTKNIQELDTLVINKSQDFYNKSEKNYVSTLNRTGIITFISIIVAIILSIIVIKLINTDLKRLICYVDLLATGNFSEDVSEEYLQGKDEVSMVAQSLDRMKKAIQESIEITSIESQESVKGIKDVKKLLDDLQFSIGQVSDITEELSSGMQETAASTQEMNATSEEIKENISIIAEKSDEGVKGSDIVLKRAEDMKNEAIKSQLNARNIRKDIDSKLRKAMHEAKAIEKINVLSDAILQITSQTNLLALNAAIEAARAGEVGKGFAVVADEIRKLAEESNETVTEIQEITKHVIDSVENLTNNSEVVLKFIDNEVVEAYKDMIAICEKYSGDATYYNSFSKDLNNKAQEALMSIKEIVEVINNISVAASEGANGTVDIASRIGEAIGILTEVTNMADITKESFGKLLESVSKFEV; encoded by the coding sequence ATGAACTTTATAAAGAAAATGAAAATATGGCAAAAAGTAACTTTTATAGTTATAGTATTGAACTTTTTTATGTTTTTAGTTACAGGTCAAGGAGTTAGCAGTTTTACGAAAGAATATAAGACTGTTAATACAGTTTATAAAGAAGGGCTGTTACCTGTTTCATACATAGGTGATATAAAATTCAAAGTACAGGGTGTAAGAATAGATCTAAAAGATTATATTATGCTTATGAATGTATACACAGCGGAGAAAAAACAAGCTAAAAAAGAAGAAATGCATAAAAAGTTTCAAGAAATTAAAGAAAAGTTACAGCAATATTCCAATTGCAATATAAGCGAAAAGGAAAAACAATATGCTAATAATATAGGGGATTTTGTTTCGAAATATGAAAAATTTAGTGAAAACGTTACAAGTATTATAGATACAAAAGGACAAGTTGAGGGAGAAGAATATGGTGAAAAATATGGACCAAACATATTAGGGGGACTTACAAAAAATATTCAAGAATTAGATACTTTAGTAATAAATAAATCACAAGACTTTTATAATAAAAGTGAAAAAAATTATGTAAGTACATTAAATAGGACAGGAATAATAACGTTTATATCTATAATAGTTGCTATCATATTAAGTATTATAGTAATAAAATTAATAAATACTGATTTAAAAAGATTAATTTGTTATGTAGATTTACTTGCTACTGGAAATTTTAGTGAGGATGTTTCAGAAGAATATCTTCAAGGGAAAGATGAAGTATCAATGGTAGCACAATCGTTAGATAGAATGAAAAAAGCCATTCAAGAGTCTATTGAAATTACATCAATTGAATCACAAGAATCTGTTAAAGGTATTAAGGATGTAAAAAAATTATTAGATGATTTACAATTTAGTATAGGACAAGTATCAGATATTACAGAAGAGTTATCAAGTGGAATGCAAGAAACAGCAGCTTCAACACAAGAAATGAATGCTACATCTGAGGAAATAAAAGAAAATATAAGTATAATTGCAGAAAAATCAGATGAAGGTGTAAAAGGTTCTGATATAGTTTTAAAAAGAGCCGAAGATATGAAAAATGAGGCTATAAAATCACAACTTAATGCTAGAAATATAAGAAAAGATATAGATTCAAAATTAAGAAAAGCAATGCACGAAGCAAAAGCTATAGAAAAAATTAATGTTTTATCTGATGCTATACTTCAAATAACTTCTCAAACAAACTTACTTGCTTTAAATGCTGCAATTGAAGCTGCAAGAGCTGGAGAAGTTGGAAAAGGTTTTGCAGTAGTGGCAGATGAAATAAGAAAACTTGCAGAAGAATCAAACGAAACTGTTACTGAAATTCAAGAAATTACAAAACATGTTATAGATTCAGTAGAGAATCTTACTAATAATTCAGAGGTTGTGCTAAAGTTTATTGATAATGAGGTTGTAGAAGCATATAAAGATATGATAGCTATATGTGAAAAATATAGTGGTGATGCTACTTATTATAATTCTTTTTCAAAGGATTTAAATAATAAAGCACAAGAGGCTCTAATGTCTATAAAAGAAATTGTAGAAGTAATAAATAACATAAGTGTAGCTGCTAGTGAAGGAGCAAATGGAACTGTCGATATAGCATCAAGAATAGGTGAAGCTATTGGAATATTAACGGAAGTTACTAATATGGCAGATATAACAAAAGAAAGTTTTGGAAAGTTATTAGAATCTGTTTCAAAATTTGAAGTATAA
- the deoD gene encoding purine-nucleoside phosphorylase has product MSVHIEAKENEIAKTVLLPGDPLRAKFIAENFLEDVVCYNKVRGMYGFTGTYKGKRVSVQGSGMGIPSMSIYANELIESYGVKNLIRVGTCGSINEDVKVRDIILAMGACTNSGTNRMRFNGMDFAPIASFSLLKKAYDIALNKGLSVKVGNILSSDLFYNDDKDAISLWSKYGVLGIEMEASGLYTLGAKYGINTLTILTVSDSIITGQETTAKERETTFTKMMEIALEIAE; this is encoded by the coding sequence ATGAGTGTACACATTGAAGCCAAGGAAAATGAAATAGCAAAAACAGTTTTATTGCCTGGAGATCCATTAAGGGCAAAATTTATAGCAGAAAATTTTTTAGAAGATGTAGTTTGTTATAATAAAGTACGTGGTATGTATGGATTTACGGGTACATATAAAGGGAAAAGAGTGTCAGTTCAAGGATCTGGAATGGGAATACCATCTATGTCCATATATGCAAATGAACTAATAGAAAGTTATGGGGTCAAAAATTTAATTAGAGTAGGAACATGCGGTTCTATAAATGAAGATGTCAAGGTAAGAGATATTATATTAGCTATGGGAGCATGCACGAATTCAGGTACAAATAGAATGCGTTTTAATGGCATGGATTTTGCACCTATTGCCAGTTTTAGTTTACTAAAAAAGGCATATGATATTGCTTTAAATAAAGGATTAAGTGTAAAAGTAGGAAATATATTAAGTAGCGATTTATTTTATAATGATGATAAAGATGCAATAAGTCTTTGGTCTAAATATGGTGTATTAGGAATTGAAATGGAAGCTAGTGGGCTATATACATTAGGAGCAAAATATGGAATAAATACTCTTACTATATTAACCGTTAGTGATAGTATTATAACTGGTCAAGAAACTACTGCAAAAGAGAGAGAAACTACATTTACAAAAATGATGGAAATTGCTCTTGAGATAGCTGAATAA
- a CDS encoding tetratricopeptide repeat protein has product MSKNTYKIDNYKIIGKSFYRKRFIDQALKFYNKAYNLNEGKKDVELLLDMALIYDEMGEYISAIKKYEEILNINPNDERAYYGLAIIYDNKEEYEIAIEYYKKAITINPKYNRAYFFLAGAYDAIGKKEEAIKCYKEVLNMDKKDFWANLNLGSIYEELDENKLAIKMFDKSISIDPYNYLALFNKAVVMNKIGKIEEAIKYYNLSIKENNNYPYSYLNLAVIYVNKHKYEEAIKIITNGILHNQDEGFLYYNRACYYIHLNRFEESMKDLYKAVELYPDFISYIKEDEELNPIKHLKLYNELINFND; this is encoded by the coding sequence ATGAGTAAAAATACATATAAGATAGATAATTATAAAATTATTGGGAAAAGTTTTTATAGAAAACGTTTCATAGATCAAGCATTGAAATTTTATAATAAAGCTTATAACTTGAATGAAGGTAAAAAAGATGTTGAATTGCTTTTGGATATGGCATTGATATATGATGAAATGGGTGAATATATAAGTGCCATAAAGAAGTATGAAGAAATACTAAATATAAATCCCAATGATGAGAGAGCGTATTACGGATTAGCAATTATATATGATAATAAAGAAGAATATGAAATTGCTATAGAATATTATAAAAAAGCTATAACAATAAATCCTAAATATAATAGAGCCTATTTCTTTTTGGCTGGAGCGTATGATGCTATAGGAAAAAAAGAAGAGGCTATAAAATGTTATAAAGAAGTATTAAATATGGATAAAAAAGATTTCTGGGCCAATTTAAATTTAGGTTCTATATATGAGGAACTAGATGAAAATAAATTAGCAATTAAAATGTTTGATAAAAGTATAAGTATAGATCCTTATAATTATTTAGCACTGTTTAATAAAGCTGTTGTTATGAATAAGATAGGAAAAATAGAAGAAGCTATAAAATATTACAATTTATCAATAAAAGAAAACAATAATTATCCTTATAGTTATCTTAATTTAGCTGTAATATATGTAAATAAGCATAAATATGAGGAAGCAATAAAGATTATAACAAATGGAATTTTACATAATCAGGATGAAGGATTTTTATATTATAATAGAGCATGTTATTATATACATCTAAATAGATTTGAAGAGTCAATGAAGGATTTATATAAAGCTGTAGAATTATATCCAGATTTTATATCATACATAAAAGAAGACGAGGAACTAAATCCTATAAAACATTTAAAACTGTATAATGAATTGATAAATTTCAATGATTAA